The Actinoplanes sp. N902-109 genomic interval AGCCGGGAGGCGTCGCCGTCGGTGAGCACCTCGGCCAGCACGACGTACGGCAGGTAGTCGGTGAAGTGGGCGATCGGGTCGGGCACCCGCCAGCCGGCCGCGACGGCGGGCAGCGGGGCGAGCTTGTCGACGTAGCTCTCCCGGCGCTCGGCGCTCAGCCCGGGCTCGTCGAAGCTGGGCAGCTCGGGCTTGGGCCGGGCGGGCACGTCGCCGAAGTGCTGCTCGATCAGCCGGGTGGCGGTGGCCACGTCGAAGTCGCCGGCCACCGCGAGGGTGGCGTTGCCGGACGCGTAGTACTTGTGGAAGAACTCCGCGGCGTCGTCGACGGTGGCGCTCTCCAGATCGGTGAACGAGCCGTAGCCGTCGTGGGCGTTGGGGAACGTCTCGAACATCACCGGTGGCAGCTTGAGCCAGGGGAAGCCGCCGTAGGGCCGGTTGAGGACGTTGACCCGGATCTCCTCCTTGACCACGTCGACCTGGTTGCGCAAATTCTCCTCGGTGAGCCGGGGCCCGCGCATGCGGTCGGCCTCCAGGAACAGCGCCCGTTCCAGGGCGCCGGCGGGGAGCACTTCGAAGTAGTCGGTGTAGTCGAGGTGGGTGGAGCCGTTGAAGCTGCCGCCCGCCCCCTGCACGTACCGGAAATGGGCCAGTTTTTCGAGGTTTTCCGAGCCTTGGAACATCAGGTGCTCGAAGAGGTGCGCGAAGCCGGTGCGCCCTTCGGGCTCGGAGCGGATGCCGACGTCGTAGACGACCGCCACGCCCACCACCGGGGCGCTGCGGTCCGGGGTGAGAACCACCCGCAGACCGTTGGCGAGGGTGAACCGCTCGACCGGATATCTCGTCGCGGGGATCTTCACTTTGCGTGCCACCCCCCGAATCTATCCCGCTCCCGACGACGACGGGCCGTCACCACGACGGGTGACGGTATTCCCACGATCCGGTTGGGGATTGACGCCGCAGTCCTACCTCGTCCACTATTCCCATGCATCAGATAGAGAAAGCAGAGATTCGCTCCGCCATCCGCGCCGGACCGAGAGGACATCACCCCCGTGTACGTCTCGGCACGCACCGACTACGCCGTCCGCGCCATGCTGGCGATCGCCGCCGACCAGTCACACCTGGTCAAGGCGGCCGCCCTGGCGTCGTCCCAGGACATCCCGCTCAGCTTCCTGCAGGGCATCCTGCTCGACCTGCGCCGTGCCGGGCTGCTGCACAGCCATCGCGGGGTGGACGGCGGATACACCCTGGCCCGGCCGGCCGAGGACATCACCGTCGGCGACGTGGTCCGGGCGGTCGGCGGAGCTCTCACCACCGTTCGCGGTCTGCCCACCACCACGACGACGTACCACGGGGTCGCTACCGGCCTCAAGGACGTCTGGCTGGCGGTGGAGGAGGCCATCGAGGGCGTCGTGAACCACCGGACGCTCGCCCAGCTCACCGTTTCCGCCGCTTAGGAGTTCCCATGCGCTCCCGCACTCTGCGTGCGCTAGCCGTTGCCGCCACCGCCCTGCTCTCCGCCACCGTCCTCACCGCCTGCGGTGGCGACGACGACCCGGGAGCGTCGGGCAGCGGGGAGGCCAGCGCCATCCGCCTCGGCTACTTCCCGAACATCACCCACGCCCCCGCGCTGATCGGCGTGAAGAACGGCCTGTTCCAGCAGGCGCTGGGCAGCACCAAGCTCGAGACCAAGACGTTCAACGCCGGTCCGGCCGCGATCGAGGCGCTGTTCTCCGGCGCGATCGACGCCACCTACATCGGCCCCAACCCGACCATCAACGGCTGGGCCACGTCCAAGGGCACCGCGTTGAAGATCATCGCGGGCAGCACCTCGGGCGGCGCCGGCCTGGTGGTCAAGGCGGGCATCAACTCGCCGGCCGACCTCAAGGGCAAGAAGATCGCCACCCCGCAGCTGGGGAACACCCAGGACGTCGCGCTGCGCGCCTGGCTGAAGCAGAACGGCCTCAACGCCGACCAGCAGGGCGGCGGCGACGTCTCGGTGCTGCCGCAGGACAACGCGACGGCCGTGCAGGCGTTCGCCCAGGGCGCGATCGACGGCGCCTGGGTGCCCGAGCCCAACCTGAGCCGGATGGTCCAGGAGTCCAAGGGCAAGATCCTGGTCAACGAGAAGGACCTGTGGCCGAACGGGCAGTTCGTCACCACTCACCTGATCGTCAAGCAGGACTTCCTGAAGAAGTACCCGGAGACGGTCAAGAAGCTGCTGCAGGGCCACATCGCCGCGGTGAAGTACATCAAGACCGACACCGCGGCCGCCCAGAAGGCCGCCAACGAGCAGATCGCCGCGCTGTCCGGCAAGCCGCTCAAGGACGAGATCCTGGCCGCGGCGTTCAAGAACCTCGAGTTCACGAACGACCCGATCGCCTCGTCGCTGTACGCCAGCGCGCAGCACGCCGAGGACGTCGGCCTGCTCAAGCCGGTCGACCTCAAGGGCATCTACGACCTCGGCCCGCTCAACGAGCTGCTCGCCGGCGAAGGTCAGCCCGCGGTCAGCGACGCCGCCTCCTCCTGACCCGCGCCGAGCAAGGGGAGAACCACCATGAGCGTCGTCACCCTCGACAAAGTCTCCAAGCAGTACGGCGCGGGCAGCAACGCCCTCCTCGCGCTCGACAAGGTGTCCCTGACGGTCGGGAAAGGCGAGTTCGTCTGCCTTCTCGGCGCGTCCGGCTGCGGCAAGAGCACGCTGCTCTCGCTGGTGGCCGGGCTTGACGGGATCAGTGGCGGCACGCTGGACATCGGCGGCCGGCATGTCGCGCTGATGTTCCAGGAGGCGGCGCTCTTCCCGTGGCTGTCCGTCGCGGGCAACGTCGAGCTGCCGTTACGGCTGGCCGGCGTCGCCCGCGCCGAGCGCCGCCGGCGGGCCGCGGAGCTGCTCGAGATCGTGCGGCTCAAGGGCTTCGGGGACAAGCGCCCGCACGAGCTCTCCGGCGGCATGCGGCAGCGGGTCGCGCTGGCCCGCGCGCTCGCCCAGAACGCCGACGTGCTGCTGATGGACGAGCCGTTCGGCGCGCTGGACGCGATGACCCGCGACATCCTGCACGACGAGCTGGAACGGATCTGGCGTGAGCAGTCGCTGACCGTGCTGTTCGTCACGCACAACGTGCGCGAGGCCGTCCGGCTCGGCGACCGGGTGGTCCTGCTCAGCAGCCGCCCGGGCCGGGTCATCGAGGACTTCGCCGTGACCCACGCGCGGCCCCGCCGCATCGATTCCCCCGAGGTGGCCGGCCAGGCCGCCGAGATCACCGACCGGCTCCGCGCGGAGGTCGCCCGTCATGCAAGCTAAGTTCCCCTCGGCCCGCGCCGGGCTGGAAGGTCTGACGCAGACATTCCCGTCGCCGGCCGAGCCGCTCGACCCGCCCGTGCTCGCCGAGGAGGACCGCACCGACCACAGCGCCGCCGATCGGGTCACCGGTCTCGACGCGCTGGAGCTCGGCGGCCGCAGCGACCGCCCCCCGCTGGGCCTCCGCATCTGGCGCAGCGCCTGGCCCAAGCTGCTGGCCATCGGCCTGGTCCTGCTCGCGTGGCAGGCGGTGGTCTGGGCGGAGTGGAAGCCGGTCTACGTCCTGCCCGGCCCGGCGACCGTCTTCACGGACCTGGGCGACCTGATCACCACCGGGGACTTCTGGGGCGGCGTCGGGGTCACGATGGTCCGCGCGGTCACCGGTTTCGCCCTGGCTGTGCTCATCGGCACGGTGGTGGGGGCCGCGGTCTCCCGGTTCGCCCCGCTGCGCGCGGCCATCGGCTCGCTGATCACCGGCCTGCAGACGATGCCCTCGATCATGTGGTTCCCGCTGGCCATCCTGCTGTTCCAGCTCAGCGAGAGCGCCATCCTGTTCGTGGTGGTCATCGGTGCGGCGCCGTCGGTCGCCAACGGCCTGATCAGCGGCATCGACTACGTGCCGCGGACCTGGCTGCGGGTCGGTCAGGTGCTGGGCATGAAGGGCTTCGCGAAGTACCGCCACCTGATCCTGCCGGCGTCGCTGCCGTCGTACATCTCGGGTCTGAAGCAGGGATGGGCGTTCTCCTGGCGCTCACTGATGGCCGGTGAGCTGCTGGTCATCGTGCCGGGTGCGCTGTCCATCGGCGTCCGCATGCAGCAGGCCCGCGACCTCAGCGAGGCCAGCCTGGTGATCTGCTTCATCATCGTGGTGCTGGTGATCGGCATCCTGATCGACGTGCTGTTCAACGCGGCCGACAACGCCCTGCGCAAGCGCTGGGGGCTGACCGGCAGGTGAGCGTCACAGCGGCCGGACCGACTTGAGGGTCTCGTCGATGACGTAGTCGAACTGCTTGTGGGTGCCGGGGATCGAGATGTAGAGGACCGCGGCCGTCGTCTTGCCCACGTCGATGACGGCGACCGCGGACCGCTCGTCCTTGGCGGTCAGCCCCGGGGCGTCGAAGTGCAGCCGGAACTCGTTGAGATAGGCCGGCCGGCCGCCGAGCGTGGTCATCTCGTCCCGCAGCACGTCCATCGTGTTGGGCTGCGGGTAATACTCGGCGCGCACGTCGGCGGCGACCTGACGGCCCACACAGTCCAGGTTCAGGGTCACGGCGTCGTTGTCCGCCGCCGGCACCGCCGCCGACAGGATCGAGGCATGGTACGAGCCGGCCGCGTACTCCTCCGTGACGAAGTGCTGCCCCACCTTGTACGGCACCTCGAGCGTCCCGGCCCGCCACACCGTGTTCCACGGCTGCCAGGGTGCGCCGTACTTGCGGTAGGAGATGCCCGCCTCGGTGTCGACCGTGCGTTCCCCGGCGTCCGGCGGTAGCTGCCGCGGTGGGGTGCTCGGGCCCTCGCTCGGGATCGTGGTCGGCGCCGGGCACATCTGGGCCAGCGGCGGCCGGACGTCGGTGGGCGCCTGCGCCTTGTGGCTGAACGCATCGCCGCCCGAGCCGAGCGCCACCACCAGGATGATCGCGAGCCCGACGGCGAGGATGCCACCCGCGATCCCCGCGAAGATCCTCATCTGCCGCCGGCGCCGGGCGGGGCCGCCGGGGTCGGACTGCTGCGGCTGCTCCGGCTGGGGCGCCACGGGTGGCAGACCCACCCCGGTCACCATGCCGGAGGACCACGCGGGGGTGATCGGCGAGCCCTCGGACATCATCCCAGTGAACACCACCGGGGCTTGATCCGCGGCACGCCCCCGGGTCAGTTGGGCGGGATCGTGGAGACGACGGTCGCGGCCGCACCGGCCGGGACGTACCAGGGCACGAACGCCACCGCCAGGACCAGGCCGAGGCCAAGCACGGCGAGCGCGAGCACGATCGCCAGCTCACGGCGTGCGGACACGGATTTCATGCGGTCCTCCTGAG includes:
- a CDS encoding ABC transporter permease, with protein sequence MQAKFPSARAGLEGLTQTFPSPAEPLDPPVLAEEDRTDHSAADRVTGLDALELGGRSDRPPLGLRIWRSAWPKLLAIGLVLLAWQAVVWAEWKPVYVLPGPATVFTDLGDLITTGDFWGGVGVTMVRAVTGFALAVLIGTVVGAAVSRFAPLRAAIGSLITGLQTMPSIMWFPLAILLFQLSESAILFVVVIGAAPSVANGLISGIDYVPRTWLRVGQVLGMKGFAKYRHLILPASLPSYISGLKQGWAFSWRSLMAGELLVIVPGALSIGVRMQQARDLSEASLVICFIIVVLVIGILIDVLFNAADNALRKRWGLTGR
- a CDS encoding pitrilysin family protein, whose product is MARKVKIPATRYPVERFTLANGLRVVLTPDRSAPVVGVAVVYDVGIRSEPEGRTGFAHLFEHLMFQGSENLEKLAHFRYVQGAGGSFNGSTHLDYTDYFEVLPAGALERALFLEADRMRGPRLTEENLRNQVDVVKEEIRVNVLNRPYGGFPWLKLPPVMFETFPNAHDGYGSFTDLESATVDDAAEFFHKYYASGNATLAVAGDFDVATATRLIEQHFGDVPARPKPELPSFDEPGLSAERRESYVDKLAPLPAVAAGWRVPDPIAHFTDYLPYVVLAEVLTDGDASRLVERLVQRDRIASSIGGYIGFMGDEYQVRNPTALLLQAHLPPGGDADKALQVVDEELDRLATGGLAAGELARTQARMATHLLRDTDAVLGRALPMAVLELQRGRPELLNELPRLVGEVTEEQIVAAAAALRPERRATVEVVPGVNA
- a CDS encoding ABC transporter substrate-binding protein, with the translated sequence MRSRTLRALAVAATALLSATVLTACGGDDDPGASGSGEASAIRLGYFPNITHAPALIGVKNGLFQQALGSTKLETKTFNAGPAAIEALFSGAIDATYIGPNPTINGWATSKGTALKIIAGSTSGGAGLVVKAGINSPADLKGKKIATPQLGNTQDVALRAWLKQNGLNADQQGGGDVSVLPQDNATAVQAFAQGAIDGAWVPEPNLSRMVQESKGKILVNEKDLWPNGQFVTTHLIVKQDFLKKYPETVKKLLQGHIAAVKYIKTDTAAAQKAANEQIAALSGKPLKDEILAAAFKNLEFTNDPIASSLYASAQHAEDVGLLKPVDLKGIYDLGPLNELLAGEGQPAVSDAASS
- a CDS encoding ABC transporter ATP-binding protein — translated: MSVVTLDKVSKQYGAGSNALLALDKVSLTVGKGEFVCLLGASGCGKSTLLSLVAGLDGISGGTLDIGGRHVALMFQEAALFPWLSVAGNVELPLRLAGVARAERRRRAAELLEIVRLKGFGDKRPHELSGGMRQRVALARALAQNADVLLMDEPFGALDAMTRDILHDELERIWREQSLTVLFVTHNVREAVRLGDRVVLLSSRPGRVIEDFAVTHARPRRIDSPEVAGQAAEITDRLRAEVARHAS
- a CDS encoding Rrf2 family transcriptional regulator — its product is MYVSARTDYAVRAMLAIAADQSHLVKAAALASSQDIPLSFLQGILLDLRRAGLLHSHRGVDGGYTLARPAEDITVGDVVRAVGGALTTVRGLPTTTTTYHGVATGLKDVWLAVEEAIEGVVNHRTLAQLTVSAA